Proteins encoded by one window of Xiphophorus couchianus chromosome 13, X_couchianus-1.0, whole genome shotgun sequence:
- the fam221a gene encoding protein FAM221A isoform X5, protein MLRAINKYNLQGCCFNVMIMTPVNQNKTALEAVDDYAEYRRIVGDDDGGKLFTPEEYEEYKRRVLPLRMKNRLYVSFGVPGGIDCKQVGPETQCFCEHRYKQHQTEFEVIPSERPIALRCKVSGCRCSSYNYIPQPGGVMVRCKCKHLPQDHSEAAGHMCKKCKVCSGFHSPYTCGCGRPSFEHRTLVETKQERLARGQPVGKDVPYAAMGGLTGFTSLLDGYLAMQVLSAE, encoded by the exons ATGCTGCGGGCCATAAACAAGTATAACTTGCAAGGCTGTTGTTTTAATGTCATGATAATGACCCCGGTAAATCAGAATAAAACGGCTTTGGAAGCAGTGGATGACTATGCGGAGTACAGAAG gatcGTTGGTGATGACGATGGTGGAAAACTTTTCACTCCAGAGGAATATGAAGAGTACAAAAGGAGGGTTCTACCGCTACGTATGAAAAACAGGTTATATGTGAGCTTTGGTGTACCAGGGGGCATTGACTGCAAGCAGGTTGGCCCTGAAACACAGTGCTTTTGTGAACACAG ATACAAGCAGCATCAGACAGAGTTTGAGGTGATTCCCTCTGAGCGACCCATTGCTCTACGGTGCAAGGTCAGCGGTTGTCGCTGTTCTTCTTATAACTATATTCCTCAGCCTGGGGGTGTGATGGTGCGCTGCAAGTGTAAGCATTTACCGCAGGATCACAGTGAAGCTGCAGGCCACATGTGCAAGAAGT GCAAAGTCTGCTCTGGGTTCCACAGTCCCTACACTTGTGGGTGCGGTCGACCCAGCTTTGAGCACCGTACCTTG GTTGAGACAAAGCAAGAGAGGCTGGCAAGAGGTCAGCCTGTTGGCAAAGATGTTCCTTATGCAGCCATGGGGGGCCTGACAGGATTCACCTCTTTGCTGGATGGTTACCTCGCTATGCAAGTCCTCAGCGCAG